A genomic stretch from Corynebacterium sp. 21KM1197 includes:
- the rarD gene encoding EamA family transporter RarD: MIYGVLAYLLWGLFPAFFPLLEPAGAVEILAHRIIWAAALMALVLGVTRGWGELRGAGRTTWLRMGAAGLLIAANWLIYIVAVNSGHVADAALGYFINPLVSVLLGVFILGERLRRLQLIAVLLAGVAVLWLTFVGGQPPVLALGLALTFGFYGLLKKQIPVSGAAGLAAETLVLAPLALGYLGWLEATGRGTALSNGPGHLALLVLSGVITVIPLLLFARATKVITLSTIGMLQYLTPTMQMLWALFVVNEHVSPQRWVGFVLIWVAVAVFLTDATRTRRAATPRRGPSAG, translated from the coding sequence ATGATCTACGGTGTCCTGGCGTATCTGTTGTGGGGGCTGTTCCCCGCGTTCTTCCCCCTCCTGGAACCGGCCGGCGCGGTGGAGATCCTGGCCCACCGGATCATCTGGGCGGCCGCGCTCATGGCCCTGGTACTCGGTGTTACCAGGGGCTGGGGCGAGTTGCGCGGCGCCGGGCGCACCACCTGGCTGCGCATGGGGGCGGCGGGGCTGCTCATTGCCGCCAACTGGCTGATTTACATCGTGGCGGTCAATTCCGGGCACGTGGCAGACGCCGCCCTGGGGTACTTCATCAACCCCCTGGTGAGCGTACTCCTGGGCGTGTTCATTCTGGGCGAGCGGCTGCGCCGCCTCCAACTCATCGCAGTGCTGCTGGCCGGGGTGGCGGTGCTGTGGCTGACCTTCGTGGGCGGCCAGCCCCCGGTGCTGGCGCTGGGCCTGGCCCTGACCTTTGGGTTCTATGGGCTGCTGAAAAAGCAGATTCCCGTCTCCGGGGCGGCGGGCCTAGCCGCCGAGACCTTAGTGCTGGCTCCCCTGGCGCTGGGGTACCTGGGGTGGTTGGAGGCCACCGGCCGGGGCACCGCGCTAAGCAACGGCCCCGGTCACCTGGCGCTCCTGGTGCTCTCCGGGGTGATCACGGTGATTCCGCTGCTGCTCTTTGCGCGCGCCACCAAGGTGATCACGCTTTCCACCATCGGCATGTTGCAGTACCTCACCCCCACCATGCAGATGCTCTGGGCGTTGTTTGTGGTAAACGAGCACGTCTCCCCGCAACGCTGGGTGGGCTTTGTGCTCATCTGGGTGGCGGTAGCGGTGTTTCTCACCGACGCCACCCGCACCCGCCGCGCCGCTACTCCCCGCCGTGGTCCATCGGCAGGGTAA
- a CDS encoding RluA family pseudouridine synthase: protein MSREVRSLPVPEGLVGMRIDAALSKLLGLSRSAAADLAEAGDVLVDGAAVGKSARLHAGSLLTVTLPEPATSAEPTPEHVEGMDILYYDSDVIAVHKPVGVAAHPTVGWDGPTVVGGLAGAGFRISTSGPPERQGIVQRLDVGTSGVMVVAASERGYSVLKRAFKERTVTKTYHALVQGHPDPFTGTIDAPIGRHPSSGWRFAVTTDGKPAVTHYETIEAFPEATLLEVHLETGRTHQIRVHMSAIHHPCCGDPMYGSDPDLARRLGLIRQWLHAVRLGFHHPADGRWMEIEAPYPADLEAALERVRA from the coding sequence ATGTCCAGGGAAGTTCGTAGCCTCCCCGTCCCCGAGGGGCTGGTGGGTATGCGTATCGACGCCGCCTTATCCAAACTCCTTGGCCTCTCCCGCAGCGCGGCGGCCGACCTCGCGGAGGCGGGGGACGTGCTCGTGGATGGCGCGGCGGTGGGGAAGTCCGCGCGGCTGCACGCGGGCAGCCTGCTGACGGTGACCCTGCCGGAGCCCGCGACCTCGGCGGAGCCCACGCCCGAGCACGTGGAGGGCATGGACATTCTGTATTACGACTCCGATGTGATCGCCGTGCACAAGCCGGTGGGGGTGGCCGCGCACCCCACGGTGGGCTGGGACGGCCCCACCGTGGTGGGTGGCCTGGCCGGGGCGGGATTCCGCATCTCCACCTCCGGCCCGCCCGAGCGGCAGGGCATCGTGCAGCGCCTGGACGTGGGTACCTCCGGGGTGATGGTGGTGGCGGCCTCCGAGCGGGGCTATTCCGTGCTCAAGCGCGCCTTTAAGGAGCGCACGGTAACCAAGACCTATCACGCGCTGGTGCAGGGCCACCCCGATCCCTTCACCGGGACTATCGACGCCCCCATCGGCCGCCACCCCTCCTCCGGTTGGCGCTTTGCGGTGACCACGGACGGCAAACCGGCGGTGACGCACTACGAGACTATCGAGGCATTCCCCGAGGCCACGCTGCTGGAAGTACACCTGGAAACCGGGCGCACCCACCAGATCCGCGTGCACATGTCCGCCATTCATCACCCCTGCTGCGGCGATCCGATGTACGGCTCGGACCCGGATCTGGCCCGCCGCCTGGGGCTGATCCGCCAGTGGCTGCACGCAGTGCGCCTGGGCTTTCATCACCCCGCCGACGGGCGCTGGATGGAGATCGAGGCCCCGTACCCGGCTGACCTGGAAGCCGCCCTGGAAAGGGTGCGCGCATGA
- the lspA gene encoding signal peptidase II: MEAVTQRATEKKRPFVVFMAATVVLVGAVDQVVKAIMLAWLEPGVPQPVIGDWFRFLLLFNPGAAFSMGQNSTWLFTCFQIAFLIGVAVAAPRVRDRWTALGLALVGGGALGNLIDRLFREPQFFLGHVVDYISVGGFAVFNIADACISVGVVIFIIGMLSEERRAKEVG; this comes from the coding sequence ATGGAGGCCGTGACGCAGCGCGCAACGGAGAAGAAACGGCCCTTTGTGGTGTTTATGGCCGCCACGGTGGTCCTGGTGGGGGCGGTGGATCAGGTGGTCAAGGCGATCATGCTGGCCTGGCTGGAGCCGGGGGTGCCGCAGCCGGTGATCGGGGATTGGTTCCGGTTCCTGCTGCTTTTTAATCCCGGGGCGGCTTTTTCGATGGGCCAGAACTCCACGTGGTTGTTCACCTGCTTCCAGATCGCCTTTCTCATCGGCGTGGCGGTGGCGGCACCCAGGGTGCGGGATCGCTGGACGGCCCTGGGCCTGGCGCTGGTGGGCGGCGGTGCCCTGGGCAACCTCATTGATCGTCTTTTCCGGGAGCCGCAGTTTTTCCTTGGGCACGTGGTGGATTACATCTCCGTGGGGGGCTTTGCGGTATTTAATATCGCGGATGCCTGTATTAGCGTCGGTGTGGTGATCTTTATCATCGGTATGCTCTCGGAGGAGCGACGCGCCAAGGAGGTGGGCTGA